A section of the Methanosarcina mazei S-6 genome encodes:
- a CDS encoding CYTH and CHAD domain-containing protein codes for MEIESKFLVPEEKDFKELENLSRLASYTISEVKAQLNEDSFLDTENKDIMASGYYLRVRKSSGEKGKWITIKSLGGFKAGTHRREEYVSFLPEGLSVLECPDLRIRNMIFEFTSGLDLFPLITLKQKRMIRQLKLEGKPIADLYLDKVNLKSESRKKIYSEFEVELKSGGTAEDLETIRDFLLSHYNLVENPFSKFERAYMFRENLPEKTLLDLRERAVCTQVANYKNIYGKQAKILLLLDSGSTQAELSLLLKIPEPEIEALVSRFEKERLSIFPFTGAKKKTLEKKLMFYFQSGKGSPENGWTEIGYEEWTPEALLKFYGISIEKAENITSGALALFDGFSAYHGLGKEERELLRLASLLQNIGSTARKEEESPISREIILTHPLKGLKLHELKILALIVELQEPSISEKNPCLALEEINIDLSPAFQNKSLTLAAFLQIANALETENHMYLPCGFRQLEGTVEIELMGANAEKTAKRAEKRSELWECLFSTNLRFIQAKEPFEAKKSEKKSEETREKAEKRAEKRKRKETQKYTVSPEDPMAFVAHRIFAYQFSQMLAHEKGTRKGEDIEDLHDMRVAVRRMRAAAIVFDEYIESEKVEPHIKGLKRTLGALGGVRDLDVFREKAEDYLKTLPPGREHDLDPLFLILSEEREKAREEMLDYLDSEKYSRFKKDFSEFLDFPESWVLPTTTEKHDSLPHRVKDVLPSILYARLANISAYSEWVEGPYVSVERLHRLRIAAKGLRYTLEFFENVLGKEVESLIKDFKALQDHLGDLHDAAVAAEMLGTYIKTGAWKLTEIEKVSDKKQVPETSEGIEAYLAYREAELLTLLDTFPESWEKVRTGEFRKKIEGAIRSLYESP; via the coding sequence ATGGAAATAGAATCTAAATTTTTGGTGCCTGAAGAGAAAGATTTTAAAGAACTTGAAAATCTCTCCAGGCTTGCTTCTTATACAATTTCTGAAGTTAAGGCCCAGCTGAATGAGGACTCTTTTCTTGATACTGAAAATAAAGACATAATGGCTTCAGGGTATTACCTGAGAGTGAGAAAATCCTCAGGAGAAAAAGGGAAATGGATTACTATCAAAAGCCTGGGAGGTTTTAAAGCCGGAACCCACAGGAGGGAAGAATACGTCAGCTTTCTGCCTGAAGGGCTGTCTGTGCTCGAATGCCCCGACCTTAGAATCAGGAATATGATTTTCGAATTTACTTCAGGGCTTGACCTGTTTCCTTTAATCACCCTCAAACAGAAAAGGATGATTCGCCAGTTAAAGCTTGAAGGAAAACCGATAGCTGACCTGTATCTGGATAAAGTGAACCTCAAAAGCGAGAGCAGGAAAAAAATATACAGCGAGTTTGAAGTCGAACTCAAAAGCGGAGGGACTGCTGAAGACCTTGAAACTATCCGGGATTTCCTGCTGAGCCATTACAACCTTGTGGAAAATCCTTTTTCAAAATTTGAAAGAGCCTATATGTTCAGGGAAAATCTCCCGGAAAAAACCCTGCTTGACCTGAGGGAAAGAGCCGTCTGTACACAGGTGGCTAACTACAAAAACATATACGGCAAACAGGCTAAAATTCTGCTTTTACTTGACAGTGGAAGTACTCAAGCAGAACTCAGCCTTTTACTCAAAATTCCGGAACCTGAAATTGAAGCCCTGGTCTCGCGGTTTGAAAAAGAAAGGCTTTCTATCTTTCCGTTTACAGGAGCCAAAAAGAAAACCCTGGAAAAAAAACTGATGTTTTATTTTCAATCCGGAAAAGGGAGTCCAGAAAACGGATGGACAGAAATTGGTTACGAAGAATGGACTCCCGAAGCCCTCTTAAAATTCTACGGAATCAGCATAGAGAAAGCAGAAAATATAACTTCAGGAGCTCTTGCCCTTTTTGATGGGTTTTCCGCCTATCACGGCCTTGGAAAAGAAGAAAGGGAGCTGCTGAGGCTTGCATCCCTTCTGCAAAATATTGGAAGTACGGCACGTAAGGAAGAAGAATCCCCTATTAGCAGGGAGATTATCCTTACTCACCCCCTTAAAGGCCTGAAGCTTCATGAGTTAAAGATACTGGCTTTGATTGTGGAACTCCAGGAACCTTCAATAAGTGAGAAAAATCCATGTCTGGCTCTTGAAGAGATAAATATCGACCTCTCTCCTGCTTTCCAGAACAAATCCCTCACCCTTGCGGCTTTTCTGCAAATAGCTAACGCTTTAGAAACCGAAAATCATATGTATTTGCCCTGCGGGTTCAGACAGCTTGAAGGGACAGTTGAAATAGAACTTATGGGAGCTAACGCTGAAAAAACTGCAAAAAGAGCGGAAAAAAGAAGCGAGCTGTGGGAATGCCTTTTCAGCACGAATTTGCGGTTTATTCAGGCAAAAGAGCCGTTTGAAGCCAAAAAATCAGAGAAAAAGTCAGAAGAAACCCGGGAAAAAGCAGAAAAAAGAGCTGAAAAGAGGAAAAGAAAAGAGACACAAAAATACACGGTCAGTCCGGAAGACCCCATGGCTTTTGTTGCTCACAGGATCTTTGCATATCAGTTTTCCCAGATGCTTGCACACGAAAAAGGGACAAGAAAAGGAGAAGATATAGAAGACCTGCATGACATGCGCGTTGCGGTCCGCAGGATGAGGGCAGCAGCAATAGTTTTTGATGAATATATTGAATCTGAAAAAGTTGAACCTCACATTAAGGGTCTTAAGAGAACTCTCGGAGCCCTGGGAGGAGTCCGGGACCTGGATGTTTTCCGGGAAAAGGCGGAAGATTATCTGAAAACCCTGCCTCCAGGGCGTGAACATGACCTTGACCCTCTTTTTCTTATACTTTCAGAGGAAAGGGAGAAAGCCAGAGAAGAAATGCTTGACTACCTTGACAGTGAAAAATACAGCCGTTTTAAAAAAGACTTTTCGGAGTTTCTGGACTTTCCTGAAAGCTGGGTTCTTCCGACAACTACGGAAAAACATGATTCTCTTCCGCACAGGGTAAAGGACGTTCTTCCCTCGATCCTTTACGCCCGTCTGGCGAATATAAGCGCCTATTCCGAATGGGTTGAAGGTCCCTATGTTTCGGTTGAGAGGCTGCACAGGCTCAGGATTGCTGCCAAAGGATTGCGTTATACACTTGAGTTCTTTGAAAACGTGCTCGGAAAAGAGGTTGAAAGCCTGATTAAGGACTTTAAAGCCCTTCAGGACCACCTTGGAGACCTTCATGATGCAGCCGTCGCAGCTGAAATGCTGGGGACTTACATAAAGACAGGCGCCTGGAAACTTACAGAAATTGAAAAGGTATCAGATAAAAAGCAGGTTCCCGAAACCTCTGAAGGAATTGAAGCTTATCTTGCATACAGGGAAGCAGAACTTTTAACTTTGCTTGACACCTTTCCGGAATCCTGGGAAAAAGTCCGGACAGGCGAATTCAGAAAAAAAATTGAGGGTGCGATCAGAAGCCTGTATGAGAGCCCATGA
- the ppk1 gene encoding polyphosphate kinase 1 — protein MERNFPIQCADFDRLVTDSVEGTRVEVSGMPDLSDPCFYADREYSWLQFNARVLEEALDERNPLLERVKFLSIFGSNLDEFFMVRVSGVQKRITEGIKEDCIDEVAQEQLRVIREELLRQLPINDSCWNEILEPALRENGIEVLNYFELSGEDREKLRDYFERNIFPLLTPLGFDSGHPFPHISNLSLNLAVLIDDPEYGERFARVKIPPMFSRLIVVPEGKQEKIISSFEELKTGRFVWLEQLIAANLDLLFPGQRILGAYPFRITRDADLGFDEDGDKDLLTAVKQRVGRNYFGPAVRLETDYTMPEKVSDILLKNLDLTRPLMFRSAAPLGLSSLMKLAQIDRPELKYEPFEQKKHPRMADRENIFAALKKNDILLHHPYDSFESVIDLVEEAVDDPDVLAIKMTLYRVDDNSRIIQALMKAADRSKQVAVLVELKARFDEENNIGWAKELERKGVHVAYGFPGRKTHAKMCLIVRAEKEGGIRYYVHMSTGNYNAVTGKIYTDCGYLTSDSFIGKDISDLFNALTGYSRKDHYIKLLVAPQTMRHQILERIRREIDVHEKFGNGHLIFKMNSLVDYQCIRELYRASRAGVKIDLIVRGICCLRPGIYGLSENIRVTSIVGRFLEHSRIYYFRNGGKEEIFLGSADLMPRNLDNRVEVLFPVSQDYIPVMRDIILGIHLKDNVKARLLLPNGRTERIYPQPEEEELDSQVWMLENRGSWDIKTER, from the coding sequence ATGGAACGGAACTTCCCAATTCAGTGCGCAGATTTTGATAGATTGGTTACGGATAGTGTTGAAGGAACCCGGGTTGAAGTATCAGGCATGCCTGACCTGAGTGACCCGTGCTTTTATGCGGATAGGGAATACAGCTGGCTCCAGTTCAATGCCAGAGTGCTTGAAGAGGCTCTGGATGAACGCAATCCTCTGCTTGAAAGAGTCAAATTTCTTTCTATCTTCGGGAGTAACCTTGATGAATTTTTTATGGTCAGAGTCTCCGGGGTTCAGAAACGTATTACGGAAGGGATAAAGGAAGACTGCATAGACGAAGTGGCCCAGGAACAGCTTCGAGTTATCCGGGAAGAACTTTTAAGGCAGCTCCCTATCAATGATAGCTGCTGGAATGAAATACTTGAACCCGCCCTCAGGGAAAATGGGATTGAAGTCCTTAATTACTTTGAACTTTCCGGAGAAGATAGGGAGAAACTCAGAGATTATTTTGAAAGAAATATTTTTCCTCTGCTAACTCCTCTCGGGTTCGACTCAGGTCATCCTTTCCCGCACATCTCAAACCTCAGTCTTAACCTTGCAGTACTTATTGATGACCCGGAATATGGCGAGCGTTTTGCGAGGGTCAAGATCCCTCCGATGTTCTCAAGGCTCATTGTTGTGCCTGAAGGAAAACAGGAAAAAATAATTTCCAGTTTTGAAGAACTGAAGACGGGACGCTTTGTGTGGCTTGAACAGCTAATTGCTGCAAATCTCGACCTTCTCTTTCCAGGCCAGCGAATCCTCGGAGCTTACCCTTTCAGGATCACAAGAGATGCAGATCTCGGGTTTGATGAAGACGGGGATAAAGACCTCCTTACTGCTGTAAAGCAAAGGGTAGGAAGAAATTACTTCGGGCCCGCTGTCCGGCTTGAAACCGATTACACTATGCCTGAGAAGGTTTCTGATATCCTCCTCAAGAATCTGGATCTTACACGCCCACTTATGTTCAGGTCGGCTGCGCCTCTGGGGCTTTCAAGCCTTATGAAGCTTGCCCAGATTGACCGCCCTGAGCTTAAATACGAGCCTTTCGAGCAGAAAAAACATCCCCGAATGGCTGATAGAGAAAATATTTTTGCAGCCTTAAAAAAGAATGATATCCTTCTCCATCACCCTTATGACAGTTTTGAATCTGTAATCGACCTGGTAGAAGAAGCCGTTGACGACCCTGATGTCCTGGCAATTAAAATGACGCTATACAGGGTAGACGATAACTCCAGGATCATCCAGGCTCTCATGAAAGCTGCAGACCGTAGCAAGCAGGTTGCAGTCCTTGTTGAGCTCAAAGCCCGTTTTGACGAAGAAAACAACATTGGCTGGGCAAAAGAGCTTGAACGTAAAGGGGTACATGTAGCCTATGGTTTCCCTGGCCGCAAAACCCATGCCAAGATGTGCCTGATAGTAAGGGCTGAAAAAGAAGGCGGCATCAGGTATTATGTGCATATGAGCACTGGAAACTACAATGCTGTTACAGGAAAGATCTATACTGACTGCGGCTATCTGACAAGCGATTCCTTCATAGGAAAAGATATTTCCGACCTTTTCAATGCCCTTACAGGCTATTCAAGGAAAGACCATTATATTAAACTCCTGGTAGCTCCCCAGACAATGAGACATCAGATTCTTGAACGTATCAGGCGCGAAATTGATGTGCACGAGAAGTTCGGAAACGGTCATCTGATCTTCAAGATGAATTCCCTTGTGGACTACCAGTGCATCCGTGAGCTTTACAGGGCTTCACGGGCCGGAGTAAAGATAGACCTTATTGTCAGGGGTATCTGCTGCCTCAGACCCGGCATCTACGGGCTGAGCGAAAATATCAGAGTAACTTCGATAGTCGGGCGTTTTCTTGAGCACTCAAGAATATATTATTTCAGGAATGGCGGAAAAGAGGAAATCTTCCTGGGAAGCGCCGACCTTATGCCCCGCAACCTTGACAACAGGGTCGAAGTCCTCTTCCCGGTGTCCCAGGACTATATACCTGTCATGCGCGACATCATTCTCGGTATCCATCTGAAAGATAATGTAAAAGCCCGACTCCTGCTTCCAAACGGACGGACTGAAAGGATTTATCCGCAGCCCGAAGAAGAAGAGCTGGATTCCCAGGTCTGGATGCTTGAGAATAGGGGCAGCTGGGATATTAAAACAGAACGCTGA
- a CDS encoding Ppx/GppA phosphatase family protein, producing MEPEKISEGRVVAFIDIGTNSVRLLLVRINPNGSYQPLTKQKETVRLGEKEFIDRILQPEAMERAAFVCKKFMELSRAYRVEEIIAVATSATRDASNKVQLLEMIKKEANLEVCTISGSEEARLIYLGVSSGLRLGNSKAIFIDIGGGSTEVSVGDQNQYYFLHSLNLGSIRLTNMFLPDETGPVSEERYEQIKAYIRRKSADIIKELSRYTVNFVIGSSGTIENLAKIAFVYLHKTAHESFEKLEYEDLKKIVRAMCALSLEERRKFPGINSQRADIILAGAAIIETFMEELGLSEITVSKRGLREGLLVDYISKSEFSYLVTQMSVRKRSIMQLGLACNFDEEHAHTVSRLALELFDSIQALGIYEFEESERELLEYGATLHDIGTFLSYDTHQAHAYHLIRESNLPGFQPEEIEIIANLAYFHRKNTPKKKHPNLEGLSKESVKSIRALSALLRIAEGLDRSHTGIVSHVRFYIASTESLVLEMHAQKECQLEIWEVEKHKKYFKKIFGYSLQSKAIIEQTAGTPLIFKGNVEIEEMPRD from the coding sequence ATGGAACCCGAGAAAATTTCAGAAGGCAGGGTTGTTGCGTTTATTGATATAGGGACCAACTCGGTCCGGCTTCTTCTGGTCCGGATCAATCCTAATGGGTCTTACCAGCCCCTGACCAAACAGAAGGAAACGGTGAGGCTTGGAGAAAAGGAGTTTATAGACAGGATCCTCCAGCCAGAAGCTATGGAGCGGGCAGCCTTTGTCTGTAAGAAGTTTATGGAGCTTTCAAGGGCTTACAGGGTAGAAGAGATTATAGCCGTGGCTACCTCTGCGACCCGGGACGCAAGCAATAAAGTCCAGCTCCTTGAAATGATTAAAAAGGAAGCAAACCTCGAGGTCTGCACGATTTCAGGTTCGGAAGAAGCCCGTCTGATTTATCTGGGGGTTTCGAGCGGGCTCAGACTCGGAAACTCAAAAGCCATTTTTATCGACATCGGGGGCGGAAGCACTGAAGTGTCTGTAGGTGACCAGAACCAGTATTATTTTCTTCACTCCCTTAACCTTGGGTCAATTCGCCTGACAAATATGTTCCTTCCGGATGAAACCGGCCCTGTCTCTGAGGAACGTTATGAACAGATCAAGGCGTACATCCGGCGCAAGAGTGCGGACATAATTAAAGAGCTTTCCAGATATACGGTAAATTTTGTAATTGGAAGTTCGGGAACTATTGAAAACCTTGCCAAAATCGCCTTTGTTTACCTGCATAAGACAGCTCATGAAAGCTTTGAGAAACTTGAGTATGAAGACCTGAAGAAGATTGTCAGGGCAATGTGTGCCCTTTCGCTTGAAGAAAGACGTAAATTCCCCGGAATAAACTCACAGAGAGCAGACATAATCCTTGCAGGGGCTGCAATTATAGAGACTTTTATGGAAGAACTCGGACTTTCCGAGATTACGGTCAGTAAGCGCGGGTTAAGGGAAGGCCTTCTCGTAGACTATATCTCGAAGAGTGAGTTCTCGTATTTGGTCACTCAGATGTCGGTAAGGAAGCGCAGCATTATGCAGCTCGGCCTTGCCTGCAATTTTGATGAGGAACATGCCCATACAGTTTCAAGGCTCGCTCTTGAACTCTTTGACAGTATTCAGGCTCTCGGCATCTATGAGTTTGAGGAGAGTGAGAGAGAGCTTCTCGAATACGGTGCAACCCTGCACGACATAGGAACATTCCTCTCATACGATACTCATCAGGCACATGCCTATCACCTTATAAGAGAGAGCAACCTGCCTGGTTTCCAGCCTGAAGAAATCGAAATCATTGCAAATCTTGCCTATTTCCACAGAAAAAACACTCCTAAAAAGAAACACCCCAACCTTGAAGGGTTGAGCAAAGAATCTGTAAAAAGTATAAGGGCGCTCAGTGCCCTGCTCCGTATTGCCGAAGGGCTTGACCGCTCCCATACCGGCATAGTGTCCCATGTCCGTTTCTATATAGCCTCCACAGAGAGCCTTGTGCTTGAGATGCATGCTCAGAAGGAATGTCAGCTCGAAATCTGGGAAGTCGAGAAACATAAAAAGTACTTTAAGAAAATTTTCGGATATTCTCTCCAGTCCAAGGCAATTATAGAACAGACTGCGGGAACCCCATTAATTTTCAAAGGAAATGTTGAAATTGAGGAAATGCCAAGGGACTGA
- a CDS encoding preprotein translocase subunit Sec61beta, protein MAKKSGSGLQSSAGLMRYYEADKNAIHIQPKTVLIAGALVGIAVIFLSAVNGFWP, encoded by the coding sequence ATGGCTAAAAAATCAGGTTCCGGACTTCAGTCTTCCGCAGGGCTCATGCGCTACTACGAAGCTGACAAAAATGCAATTCACATCCAGCCCAAAACAGTGCTGATCGCAGGTGCTCTTGTGGGCATAGCAGTAATATTCTTAAGTGCTGTAAACGGCTTCTGGCCGTAA
- a CDS encoding alpha/beta hydrolase family protein: protein MSKNGSGKKVIGKTKRSSSGARTFKPAIFLLGFLMIVVGVFGVLYNPSNSTYGNLPWELSEAGILSFSERGEPVFTLQEIKDFYSPESPDILKLVSFESGGDKVEALLRIPADTSSPSPGIILLPGAGVSKEGEQGLASELSRMGYASLTFDQRNQGAINIERDLELFKVGLDPVEYLMIYDVLKAADVLSAQPEIDPERLAVLGESNGGRFAIIACALEPSLKGAIGISTSGDGTEELDPSQIADSEAYRLYCSIDPETYLSALPPSKLVMIHSFNDTVISHEQALRTFALAEEPKAMYNTTDETHGYTASMQPYLEKELSLLFK from the coding sequence TTGAGCAAGAATGGTTCTGGAAAAAAAGTAATTGGAAAAACGAAAAGATCGTCTTCTGGCGCCAGAACTTTTAAACCCGCAATTTTTCTTCTGGGTTTTCTCATGATAGTTGTGGGTGTCTTCGGGGTACTTTATAATCCTTCCAATTCCACATATGGGAATCTTCCCTGGGAGCTTTCAGAAGCAGGAATTTTATCTTTTTCAGAAAGAGGAGAACCTGTATTTACACTTCAGGAAATTAAAGACTTTTATTCGCCTGAAAGTCCGGATATTTTGAAACTGGTCTCTTTTGAAAGCGGAGGCGATAAAGTCGAAGCTTTGCTCAGGATTCCTGCAGACACTTCTTCTCCTTCTCCGGGAATAATCCTGCTTCCGGGTGCAGGGGTCAGTAAAGAAGGGGAACAGGGACTGGCTTCAGAACTTTCAAGAATGGGGTATGCATCCCTTACTTTTGACCAGCGAAACCAGGGCGCAATAAATATAGAAAGAGACCTTGAACTTTTCAAAGTTGGTCTTGACCCTGTCGAATACCTTATGATCTATGATGTTCTCAAAGCCGCAGATGTGCTTTCTGCTCAGCCTGAAATCGACCCGGAAAGGCTTGCAGTCCTCGGGGAAAGTAACGGAGGCAGGTTTGCGATTATCGCCTGTGCCCTTGAGCCTTCCCTTAAAGGGGCTATAGGGATAAGCACATCGGGGGACGGCACAGAAGAGCTCGACCCTTCACAAATTGCTGACTCTGAAGCTTATCGGCTCTATTGTTCAATTGACCCGGAAACTTACCTCAGTGCGCTTCCGCCTTCAAAGCTTGTTATGATCCATTCCTTTAACGATACTGTAATATCTCATGAACAGGCACTCAGGACTTTTGCCCTCGCAGAAGAGCCAAAGGCAATGTACAATACTACTGATGAAACACACGGATATACGGCTTCCATGCAGCCCTATCTTGAAAAAGAACTTTCTCTTTTGTTTAAATAA
- a CDS encoding endonuclease MutS2, whose translation MAAFQQLSGLRELNGIGERVAGRLVEHFGSEDAALQAILEGDIASLSEVNGVSHTFALSLARDARGRAEGCAISDFLKTKEALDLYSRLLELIKTFAHTSHARDRMDLFYPFPASRMDLIEERRAFVADYLKIADVLSADKEFIALLLRVKKLKPVPGNLRARDRIILSGDRKILDAARERFQAFLTVQAVESFSEFVDLARGYSSVIVFDDNFLSFDLPEGLEPELFQDPSKAEFWQILPEVELAFFARNLDCVLACLNIVSTLRIAGFSFFEDLSDAELEDLKTALLKVGEDGKPVEGLDPELDRLETALKNLDPILTSTLNEANQRMNRTLEASSLTLSGQELIKLVSGGMEIKDLLAKELQRVYTGEIEALKEELSEKLDFQKQEKLMLDSLFSDEISYPLRAEQAQLQLFRQKLSMSLEKTRLSRKRELAKTLSVFRQPVEKLVKEILDFDLGFSIACFASQFRLKMPVIVPEAGIGFEAGENLFLKARYGEIDPVSYSVGKTSFSPVDMENRVVLLSGVNSGGKTSLLELLAQCVVLGHMGFPVPAMKLELGPVEEFYYFGKSKGTLDAGAFETTLKQFSVLSEASGKLVLADELESITEPGASARIIAGILEYLARSEESLGIFVSHLSELILENTETEIRVDGIEAEGLDSSLELIVNRNPIYNRVARSTPELIVERLLRKTTGKEQEFYAHLKNKFKN comes from the coding sequence ATGGCAGCTTTTCAGCAACTCTCAGGTCTACGGGAACTTAACGGAATAGGTGAGCGAGTAGCCGGCAGGCTTGTCGAGCACTTCGGGAGCGAAGATGCAGCTCTCCAGGCAATCCTTGAAGGTGATATAGCTTCGCTTTCCGAGGTAAATGGTGTCAGCCATACATTTGCTCTTTCCCTGGCCAGGGATGCCAGAGGCAGGGCTGAAGGGTGTGCAATTTCCGATTTTCTGAAGACAAAAGAAGCCCTTGACCTGTACTCCCGCCTTCTTGAGCTCATAAAAACTTTTGCTCATACCTCACATGCCAGGGACAGGATGGACCTCTTTTATCCATTTCCTGCGTCCCGTATGGACCTTATTGAAGAGAGGCGGGCTTTTGTTGCAGATTATCTGAAAATCGCAGACGTCCTTTCTGCAGATAAGGAGTTTATCGCTCTCCTTTTAAGGGTGAAGAAACTGAAGCCTGTGCCTGGAAACCTGAGGGCGAGGGACAGGATAATTCTTTCAGGAGACCGGAAAATTCTGGATGCAGCCAGGGAAAGGTTTCAGGCATTCTTGACTGTTCAGGCGGTAGAGAGTTTTTCCGAGTTTGTGGACCTTGCAAGAGGATACTCCAGTGTTATTGTATTTGATGATAATTTTCTCAGCTTTGACCTTCCTGAAGGGCTTGAGCCAGAGCTTTTCCAGGACCCCTCAAAAGCCGAGTTCTGGCAGATCCTGCCTGAGGTAGAGCTGGCTTTTTTTGCCAGAAACCTGGACTGCGTCCTTGCCTGTTTGAATATAGTATCCACTCTCAGGATTGCGGGTTTCAGCTTTTTTGAAGATCTCTCAGACGCCGAGCTCGAAGACCTCAAAACTGCCCTTCTGAAGGTTGGAGAGGATGGAAAGCCCGTTGAAGGGCTTGACCCCGAACTTGACAGGCTTGAAACCGCACTGAAAAACCTTGATCCCATACTCACCTCTACCTTAAACGAGGCAAACCAGCGCATGAACCGGACGCTGGAAGCAAGCTCTCTCACCCTGAGCGGGCAGGAACTCATCAAGCTTGTGAGTGGAGGGATGGAGATCAAAGACCTGCTGGCAAAAGAGCTGCAGAGAGTCTATACAGGTGAAATCGAAGCACTAAAAGAGGAACTTTCGGAAAAGCTCGATTTCCAGAAGCAGGAAAAGCTGATGCTTGATTCCCTCTTTTCCGATGAAATATCCTATCCTCTCAGGGCAGAACAGGCTCAACTGCAGCTTTTCAGGCAAAAACTGAGCATGTCCCTTGAAAAAACAAGGCTTTCCCGCAAAAGGGAGCTTGCAAAAACCCTCTCAGTTTTCCGCCAGCCTGTAGAAAAGCTTGTAAAGGAGATTTTAGACTTTGACCTGGGGTTTTCAATAGCATGTTTTGCCTCACAGTTCCGGCTGAAGATGCCGGTAATCGTTCCTGAAGCCGGAATAGGCTTTGAAGCCGGGGAAAATCTCTTTTTAAAAGCCAGATACGGAGAAATTGATCCTGTAAGCTATTCCGTTGGAAAAACGAGCTTTTCTCCTGTGGATATGGAAAACCGGGTCGTACTTTTAAGCGGGGTGAACTCAGGAGGAAAAACCTCCCTGCTCGAACTCCTTGCTCAGTGTGTGGTTCTCGGTCACATGGGCTTTCCTGTCCCGGCAATGAAGCTTGAACTCGGACCTGTGGAGGAATTCTATTATTTCGGAAAATCAAAAGGGACTCTTGATGCAGGAGCTTTTGAAACCACCCTTAAACAGTTCTCAGTGCTTTCCGAAGCTTCCGGGAAACTTGTGCTCGCCGATGAACTGGAATCAATTACCGAACCCGGAGCCTCAGCCCGGATTATAGCGGGGATACTTGAATATCTTGCCCGGAGTGAAGAGAGCCTCGGGATTTTTGTTTCCCACCTCTCCGAGCTTATCCTTGAAAACACAGAGACAGAAATCAGGGTAGACGGGATCGAAGCCGAAGGGCTGGATTCCAGCCTGGAACTTATAGTAAATAGAAATCCTATATACAATCGTGTTGCAAGGAGTACTCCCGAACTGATTGTGGAAAGGTTGCTGAGGAAGACAACAGGAAAAGAGCAGGAGTTTTATGCTCATTTAAAGAATAAATTTAAAAATTGA
- a CDS encoding S-methyl-5-thioribose-1-phosphate isomerase — protein MRTIDWNEESNSVVLVDQTLLPQEYKVIECKTLSSLCEAIQSLRIRGAPALGAAGGFGIALAAYLSGAKDIESMTKDLKVAAKALKSTRPTAVNLAWGVDRVLNAISDAFDFRGIRDIALQEARDIAEEDIETNKLIGKYGAKLLKDGDTVLTHCNAGRLACVDWGTALGVVRSAIADGKEIKVLACETRPLNQGSRITTWELMQDKIPVTLIADSMAGWAMRQGLVNSVLVGADRITQDVVFNKIGTYTHSILAREHEIPFYVAAPVSTFDFEGWEGSIKIEMRNPDELRFAGCQQLAPEDVPVYNPAFDATPMENVTALITERGVFYPPILLDEVLV, from the coding sequence ATGAGGACAATCGACTGGAATGAAGAGTCCAATTCTGTGGTTCTGGTAGACCAGACCTTACTCCCGCAAGAATATAAAGTAATAGAATGCAAAACCCTGAGTTCTTTATGTGAGGCTATACAGTCTCTCAGGATCAGGGGCGCACCAGCGCTGGGTGCTGCAGGAGGTTTCGGAATTGCCCTGGCAGCTTACCTGAGTGGGGCAAAAGATATCGAATCCATGACAAAAGACCTTAAGGTTGCGGCAAAAGCCCTTAAATCCACTCGCCCTACAGCCGTGAACCTGGCATGGGGTGTGGACAGAGTTTTAAATGCAATTTCTGATGCATTTGATTTCCGGGGCATACGCGATATTGCTCTTCAGGAAGCCAGGGATATTGCAGAAGAAGATATCGAAACAAATAAGCTGATAGGTAAATACGGAGCAAAACTTCTGAAAGACGGGGATACCGTACTTACACACTGCAATGCTGGGAGGCTTGCCTGCGTTGATTGGGGCACAGCCCTCGGAGTGGTGCGTTCGGCTATTGCTGACGGTAAAGAGATTAAAGTCCTTGCCTGTGAAACAAGACCTCTGAACCAGGGAAGCAGGATCACTACCTGGGAGCTCATGCAGGACAAAATCCCCGTAACCCTTATTGCGGATTCCATGGCTGGCTGGGCAATGCGCCAGGGGCTTGTAAACAGTGTGCTTGTTGGGGCTGACCGGATAACCCAGGATGTTGTGTTTAACAAGATAGGCACTTACACGCATTCTATCCTTGCGAGAGAACATGAAATCCCCTTTTATGTGGCAGCTCCTGTCTCTACTTTTGATTTTGAAGGCTGGGAAGGGAGCATAAAGATCGAAATGCGAAATCCTGACGAACTGCGGTTTGCAGGTTGCCAGCAGCTTGCCCCTGAAGACGTTCCTGTTTATAACCCTGCTTTTGATGCAACCCCCATGGAAAATGTAACCGCATTGATCACAGAAAGAGGTGTATTTTATCCGCCTATCCTGCTGGATGAGGTTCTCGTCTGA